The following proteins are co-located in the Deinococcus aerius genome:
- a CDS encoding metalloenzyme domain protein produces MTGLVWLALDGVGHPQGAPEGSVWETELPALRPLVDSGLALDATLGVPGLPQSGTGQTCWLTGLDAVRHMGEHFGPHPGPTLQRLLRARALPGRIVRAGGRAALANHYPPAYFASQERRPRMGCFPFSFLAAGLSLNPPGVPPVPATLGLGYADPWPPGEPLAEVTRLGTVLADAAREQDLIVCDLWFGDRLGHLGRDPLPSGVLQAGRAYLERVDALLLGLLGAGARVVLTSDHGNLEDLRVKTHTVARVPFAGVGVDLGPAQTVVEGGRVLAGWFGELGDGDGRAEL; encoded by the coding sequence GTGACGGGCCTCGTCTGGCTCGCGCTGGACGGCGTCGGCCACCCGCAGGGCGCGCCGGAGGGCTCCGTCTGGGAGACCGAGTTGCCCGCGCTGCGCCCCCTGGTGGACTCGGGCCTGGCGCTCGACGCGACGCTGGGCGTGCCGGGCCTGCCGCAGTCGGGCACCGGGCAGACGTGCTGGCTGACGGGGCTGGACGCCGTGCGCCACATGGGCGAGCACTTCGGGCCGCACCCCGGGCCCACGCTTCAGCGGCTGCTGCGTGCCCGGGCGCTTCCCGGACGGATTGTGCGCGCGGGCGGACGGGCGGCGTTGGCGAACCACTACCCGCCCGCCTACTTCGCGTCGCAGGAACGGCGGCCCCGGATGGGCTGCTTCCCCTTCTCCTTCCTGGCCGCGGGGCTGAGCCTCAACCCGCCCGGTGTGCCCCCCGTGCCCGCCACCCTGGGGCTGGGCTACGCCGATCCCTGGCCGCCCGGGGAGCCCCTGGCCGAGGTCACGCGGCTGGGGACGGTGCTGGCGGATGCCGCGCGCGAGCAGGACCTGATCGTCTGCGACCTGTGGTTCGGCGACCGCCTGGGGCACCTGGGCCGCGACCCTCTCCCCTCAGGCGTCCTGCAGGCCGGGCGGGCCTACCTGGAGCGGGTGGACGCCCTGCTGCTGGGGCTGCTTGGCGCGGGGGCGAGGGTGGTCCTGACCAGTGACCACGGGAACCTGGAAGACCTGCGCGTCAAGACCCACACCGTCGCCCGGGTGCCGTTCGCCGGGGTGGGGGTGGACCTCGGCCCTGCCCAAACCGTGGTGGAGGGAGGCCGGGTCCTCGCGGGCTGGTTCGGGGAGCTGGGGGACGGCGACGGGCGCGCGGAATTGTAA
- a CDS encoding phosphoribosylanthranilate isomerase, with product MIRVKVCGITSVHDALLSAEVGADALGFIFAPVSRRLVLAGVAREAGLAVGPAVGRVGVFLNQGLDEVLRLAEAARVSAVQLHGPLSSLYVREVARYHPVLRVLCPGDLGRGDVLETLEDPAVTPMVDAPEPGGGVPLDWEALRDVFPPGAWLAGGLGPANVAEAIRVLRPAGVDAVSRLEERPGVKNPGEVRAFIRAAREAGRQSYPQ from the coding sequence TTGATCCGCGTCAAGGTCTGCGGCATCACCTCCGTCCACGACGCCCTCCTCTCGGCGGAGGTGGGGGCCGACGCGCTGGGCTTCATCTTCGCGCCGGTCAGCCGCCGGCTCGTCCTGGCCGGGGTGGCGCGGGAGGCGGGGCTCGCGGTCGGCCCGGCGGTGGGGCGGGTCGGCGTGTTCCTGAATCAGGGGCTGGACGAGGTGCTGCGCCTGGCCGAGGCCGCGCGGGTGAGCGCCGTGCAGCTCCACGGCCCGCTGTCAAGTCTTTACGTGCGCGAGGTCGCCCGGTATCATCCCGTTCTGCGCGTTCTGTGCCCGGGCGACCTGGGCCGCGGGGACGTGCTGGAGACTCTGGAGGACCCCGCCGTGACCCCCATGGTGGACGCGCCGGAACCGGGGGGCGGGGTGCCGCTCGACTGGGAGGCCCTGCGGGACGTGTTCCCGCCCGGGGCCTGGCTCGCCGGGGGCCTGGGACCCGCGAACGTCGCGGAGGCGATCCGCGTGCTGCGCCCGGCGGGGGTGGACGCCGTGAGCCGCCTGGAGGAGAGGCCGGGTGTGAAAAATCCGGGAGAGGTCCGCGCCTTCATTCGGGCCGCGCGGGAAGCGGGGCGGCAGAGTTATCCACAGTGA